Proteins from a genomic interval of Quercus robur chromosome 9, dhQueRobu3.1, whole genome shotgun sequence:
- the LOC126700297 gene encoding protein ORANGE-GREEN, chloroplastic: protein MIKVLAVSYPINPPCPYGVHNWTSSRFPHVKPKLNSRSWRSRASSDADSPSSSSSSFAPSIDSDSTDKNAIGFCIIEGPETVQDFAKMELQEIQDNIRSRRNKIFSHMEEVRRLRIQQRIRNAELGILKEVQENELPNFPSFIPFLPPLTSENLKQYYASCFSLIAGIIIFGGLLAPTLELKLGIGGTSYEDFIRSMHLPMQLSQVDPIVASFSGGAVGVISALMVVEINNVKQQEHKRCKYCLGTGYLACARCSSTGALVLIEPVSTISGRDQPLSPPKTERCSNCSGSGKVMCPTCLCTGMAMASEHDPRIDPFD from the exons CCGCCGTGTCCGTACGGTGTCCATAACTGGACTAGCAGTAGATTTCCTCATGTAAAGCCTAAGCTCAACTCCAGATCATGGCGATCCAGAGCCTCCTCCGATGCCGActctccttcctcttcttcttcttcttttgctccTTCCATCGACTCCGATTCTACTGACAAAAACGCCATCGG ATTCTGTATAATAGAAGGGCCTGAAACGGTCCAAGATTTCGCCAAAATGGAACTGCAAGAAATTCAAGACAACATTCGGAGTCGTCGCAACAAAATCTTCTCGCACATGGAGGAG GTGCGTAGGCTGAGAATACAACAGAGGATTAGAAATGCAGAGCTTGGAATTTTAAAGGAAGTGCAAGAGAATGAACTTCCTAATTTTCCATCATTCATTCCATTCTTGCCTCCTTTG ACTTCAGAAAACCTTAAACAGTATTATGCCTCATGTTTTTCTCTTATTGCCGGGATTATCATTTTTGGGGGCCTTCTAGCACCCACT TTGGAGCTTAAGCTGGGAATTGGAGGCACATCATATGAAGATTTTATCCGAAGCATGCATCTACCAATGCAGTTGAG TCAGGTTGATCCCATTGTAGCATCATTCTCTGGAGGAGCAGTTGGAGTGATCTCAGCATTGATGGTGGTTGAAATAAACAATGTAAAACAACAGGAGCATAAAAGATGCAAATATTGTCTTGGAACTG GATATCTTGCTTGTGCTCGCTGTTCAAGCACGGGAGCGTTGGTTCTTATTGAACCAGTATCAACAATAAGTGGTAGAGATCAACCTCTGTCACCACCTAAAACAGAAAGATGTTCAAATTGTTCAGGCTCTGGAAAG GTTATGTGCCCCACATGCCTTTGTACTGGAATGGCAATGGCAAGTGAACACGACCCTCGGATTGATCCCTTCGACTAG